A segment of the Corylus avellana chromosome ca2, CavTom2PMs-1.0 genome:
taacaataatACGTATCAAAGCCTCCAAATGTGAGAgaatatcaaatataaattacCGTCTCAAACAACTACACACAATTGATATGCATAAGTCTACCACTACAAGCCCTTCATTCAACATCTCTAGATCGGTGAACAGCTCTAACCTATCGTCTCGATAAGCTGGCTAAACTGTAAAACATCGGGATGTTTTACATATAGAAAAGTAATTGTGACAGTCCACAACTTAATATGTAGGTAATCAATAAAACTTAGCCAATGCAGTGAGCCTGGTTTAGTcgagaattaatcaaaagattgAATACTTTAGAATTTGGAtgtattttaaagaaaatttgaataGTGTAGCCTTTGTTATCACGCACTCATAGAAAAGAAgcatgttttgaaaaatggttaaGGCACATAGGATCTAGTGCAGGAAATCATGTTAATGAAGTGTACATAGTCATTTGTAGTGCATAATCGTCATTTATATGGTCTATTTGTGTCTTTTCTCATTTACGGTAGGGTTTGTACATCTCGATGGACCTTTGGTACAACACTGATACCTAAGTGAGGTACAAGATCAAGCCACTACTAATGGTCTGACCGCATTCGATCTTGATTGATCCACACCACAAATGATGCCGCAACTGCAAGCCCAAGGCACGACCACAATCCGTACATGGCCCCATTGGTCACTAACAATCATTAGATCCAAAGTTaacaagaataaaaataaatgtagacCATGGGGTCTAGTTCTTAATTATATGGGTATAACCACCATCATCATGAATGTTACGCTCACAACATATAAGTTATAAAGTCATTAGTATTAATGTACAGTTTATCGAAAGATAGACATGTTAAATgaaaaagctttatttatttatttatttattattattattattattattatggttcATGGGAAATTACTTCGATCGCTCGTTCTCAGTTGactcaaaatgacaaaaataccctttataagatttttaaaaaaaaaaaatcaagagaaacgATAAAGCCACGCGACAAAGGCATGCATCGAACACGTACGCTATATATCATGAAAAGCTATCAAAAGGGTCTCTTCGAAGCAACAGCCACTCTTTTTTGATGGCTTAAATATTGGTGAGATTGTTAACCCTAAAAGCAAAGGTTCAAGGATGGTgacgaaaagaaaaaatctagcAAGACCCACAAACGGAATTGGACCAAACACACGTACAGCTTTGCACCTTTGCCCTTGCTATTATTAGCTGCCGACACAAAACTGCTTCCACTAAAGTCCCTCCTggcccccccaccccccaccattttctttttgctgGTTTTACATAAAATTGATTTGTTCATGAATGACTTCTTTTCACATACACGCGGCTTGTGATACACTTACACTAGATTAATACTACAAGTTTATTTTGTGTTCTTTCCAGATTGACAtgtctcttaaaattactattggactTGTAAtcgatcattattgaattttgatcaaataataattttaaaatcgaTCTACCTTAGatttagagtgacacaagagagacttataTAGAATTACTTATGATACTAAAATTCGATCCTCTCAAACTAATAAAAGCTATGTGTTGTAAACGTTTCTTTTTTAGTAACTTTCCTAAAGCTAGCTAGCTTTAAAGTTGTGAAGGATGCATTCTCACAGAAGAATCAAATTTTATTCTACTTTTCATTTCCACAAAGAGAAACATGACACCAAACATGACAAGAGTTAATGGATGTCTACCATTTGAACACGTACATCATAGGACACAAGACTTTATTGCCACACCCACACACCATATATAACATTATAGTATTCAATTTCGAAACTATCATGTACTATTATACATGTGTTGTATATGTTTTCAACCATTGTTGCCTTCCCCGATTTGTATCCTCATGTTGTCCAGTGACTTTCCATTCATGTTACGGGAGAAGTAATCTTTGACGTATTCCTCCATTCCAATCCTTTTAAACAATGGTGGGGTTTCTGTGTTTAAAAGACTTTTTGCTGGCCCTATCTCTGCATCCAATTTGGGGTTGAAGAACATAGCGATAGATATCCTTTCTTTCTCTGCATTCACTGTTGCTCTGTGCTCAACGCTGGTGTAGGCTCCATTGCTCAAGATCTGCAAAATGACATTAAATTGGATGTTTACAGTATGTTATGATACTAAAGGCCTGTTTAggtgtgcgtttgaggagtttaaaagtgtgtttaacacttaaaaagtcaatttgaagaaaaaagtacccgtttggtataaaaaaattaggggaaacttcactatgACCTCCTAAACTTCCATTCGATTTTATAAACTCTCGctaaacttccaaatctctcattttgaacccctgaactttcaattactctcaatatggatccctccgtcagattttaaacgttacatgactaTACCTCTggcttttgtataaaattccaacttctaaaacattttttttatttttacaaaaatgaaaataaagggcattttggtccctttttttttgtatttttaatggctaaaattaacggaagggttctaattgagagtaattgaaagttcaagggtccaaaatgagaaatttggaagttcagggggggtttgtaaaatcgggtggaagttcagggggctaaagtaaagtttttccaaagaattaaaagcacttttaagggtctaaaaagcctaaaaaaaacaaaaacacacttttggcaaaagcttaaaaatgaaactttgtcaaaaaagtgtttttttttttacttaaaagctatattttctcaaacacaatcataAATATGCTCTAATTAGTGTCTCACATAGCTTAATTAAGCATTATACAATCTTAATCACGTAAATATAGCTCTAAAACACCATTTCCTTATAAGCCAATTTTCAAGAGAATTATGTTTAAAGTGGCCGCCATGTCGAGTATAAGGCAAATGGGTTCTAACTTTGCGATTGAGTCACAGAGAGAGCAAGCGATAGACTAGCCTTGGTACTATGTTTGGGAATAGTACTAGTATTATAAGTCATTGAATAGTAGTGATAGGTGAGTGGAGTTGCACTAAAAGAAAAAGGGCTATGTATCATTGGGTCAGTGTTAGAGTATTGGACTGCTGTGGACATCAGCTGTGGAGCGTGCAGCGTagtacatatataaaaaaaatgctacatacaCTCTCACTCTCTAAGATTGCACGAAAAATCACAATTAGGGTTTGAATgaatcattattggattttggattCACTAATAATTTTCACTGCTATGTCAGAAACTTTGcacttaaaacttaaaagttagGGTAACTGAACCTGGCCTATTGTTCAATAATATTTGCTATTGATAATATAAGTTAGGGTAACTGAACCTTGGCCTAATGATCCACTTTAGAAAGCTTAATATTTAATCAAAAGTTGTTGCAGTCAAGTCAAGAGTGGGGCAATTACACATGATCAGTTAGGGAATTGATTTGTACTTTAGgatttatatttcataattcttaatgattaaattaaattaatgttttcTATATGAAGAATTGGGATTGACTtcttagaatattttattatgtggtaattatttatagttaaaataatatatGGCAGAAAATCGGAATTAGATCATAAATTTACCCGTGCATCACGTAACAACTTTTCTACCATATTTGGAAATGATATTGGACCaataagggcccgtttgggagtgcgattttaataagtgcgattttaaaaattgcatttttaaaaattgcgtttttaaaattcctactttttaaaatcgcacaggcgtttagtaaaacatactaaaaaatacttttttttttatcaattgagtgtttggataatattagcatataattgtggtttcatgaccaaattaccaataaggatgaacaagacagaggatgaagaaaaaaaaaaaaaagagaaaaagaagggttttaatatattttaggtggctattattggtattttttttcattcccgttctaaaaaagataactattgtgccaaatatctttttaatagaaatcgtgattttgttttaaattcacactttttcaaataagcaccctctaatcagcttatggaaatcgcagatttttttgcgatttcaaaatttgcgtttttaaaatcgcaatcccaaacaccctaaagttgcgatttggtttaaaatcgtagattatttttttaaaaacgcactcccaaaagTTAAAAGAGTATGATTGCTAAAGTTTCCAAAAACCATGATATGACTAGATTCAATATaccacatgttttctttaaaaaatgaagtaaaaatgGGGAGATGGacgagtaattttagaagtttttcTTGTCTCCTCAAAAAAtgagatggcttttaaaatcactatttgatcaaaatccaataataatcaatcacaagctcaatcaTCATTACTTGGGAGAGACAGAGAAGTATGACAAACCTCCATGATGTCTCCTACGTTCACAACGAAGGCATCCGGGAGGAAGCTCACCGGAATCCAACCCCCTTCTGTCTTTATTTGGAGACCATCTACTTCATTAACTTGGTGGAGGATGGTGACGCCGGTGAGGTCGGAGTGGGGGCTGAGGCCGACGACAAGTTCTGGTTGTGAGCATGGAGGATAGTAAGTCATCCTTACTGATTGCAACCCATCTTCAAACAACTCCTCAATCTCTCTTGTATCCATCTTCAGAGCTTTTCCCATCAACACCATAAGTGTCATGGCAAGCTTTTGCAACTCCAACAAGTATGACTCTAAGGTATCCCTGCAAGATGTGGAAAATGTCATGAAAGTAATTAATCCTAAGCGGTTGGTAATTGGCGGAAGCCTGAGCTTTATCCGACCAGTGTAGAGGAGGCGTTTTACACAGTGTCCCGGAGATCTAAATATCATGAAAGtcaaaggagagagagagagagacagaaccTCAAGGATGGATGGAGATCTAAATATCATGAAAGtcaagggagagagagagagaacctcaAGGATGGATGGAGCTCTGGGAATAAATATGGCTTTCTTTTGTGAATAGGGTTGACTGTCATGTAGAATCTATCACCCCAGTCAAGTTTTTGACCTTTGGATCTGATAACTGTTCCATAGCCTTCAACATCACCTGGCTTTACCTtgaatttcattttctcttccatGGGAAGCTTGAAGAATTCTTCAATCTCATGCTTCAACTTCTTTAGTAGTGAAGAACTAACTCCATGGTTCACCAACTGTACATTAAAgaatcctaattaattaatatatcttCAAAGGGAaatcatatttaaatataaattaattaaccaataattaaataaaattgatagaAGAACCTGAAAAAATCCCCAGTCTTTGCAAGTTGAACGCAACTTCTCTACCTCTAATCCTGTGGCCCCCCCAAAGGCCAATTTTTTCATGTCAATTGTGGTGATTGTTGGCAAAGTTGTGCAATCTGCAGAGAGAGCAAGAGGCTGTTGGTGTGGACAAATATAGCTCTGGGGGATGGCTATCATTTGCTCTTTTGTAAGCTCCATGACACTGAGAACTGAATTTGAGCTCCAATTGCCATCTGGCTCCAGTGAGGCCATTTGCTATATACCAGCATTGCTTGCAatgagtattatatatatagcttgagAAAGCTTGGAAAAACAttattttatgcattaaaacatgaaaaataataaagtaatatATAGTTTGTGGATATGAAAATTTGAATGGTTGTGAGCTAGCCTCGATGGTTaattatttacttctttttttttgacatgttcgcacaaaaGGAAGgaaggggattcgaattagtggcctccacttcattaggcatggttccagccaattgagctatttCTTGGGGACCTTGTTGGTTATTTACTAGTGTGACAAACAAAACACACAAGGGTGGAATTAGAATTTTAGGTGTGGGAGGGgcaaaactacaagaaaacgCTTTTTGAAGGGGTAAGAAGTTAATTTTGGAGAAATTTGtataggtgttttttttttttttttttttaaaaaaaacaaattatgagACGACCAAGTCTTCTTCATTCAGCCCAAACCTcataaaaatgaaagtaaataGCCAAAACTCGAAAGTCCAAACAGTTGGTGAACAGTTCAAAAATCCAACCCATCTCATACCCATTTTACCCACAACCCAGTTGCTTCTATATATAAACTAtgcatcaactttaaaaaaaaaaaaaaaattagaaaacttcACGAATTTCCCTTGAACTTTCATGCGTTTTGAGATGatttttaaaagttcaaaaactttcaatttcactcttcgaacttttaatttgatgcaatctaccccaTCCGTCAGTTTTTTGCGTTAACTCCTAACGAAAgttattaaaaatatcaaaatacccttgattttttttttttaaaaaaaacaaattaatttgaaattaaaagtaaatttataattttataaaagtttcaggggtacgtataaaggtcatttcaaCCATTTCACTGTCTGTTTTAATGCGCCCACCCGCGGGGGACGgaagattgcatcaaattagaagttcaatggaaaaaattgagaattttttaacttttgaggTTTTAATTAAAACGGTTAGAAGTTCAAATGGCCTTTacgaagtttccccaaaaacaATTGTCGTATGGAACACGCCTAAGTCAAGAACTCGTCTCTCTATATagtaatttaattaatcttaaatcttaatatattttttgtttatgctttGACACCCTGAGAAGAAATCCTCATTTCGTCCCTAGTGATATATGGATATAGTTATCAATTggttttaagaaaatttattagTAATTCAATTCACTTGAAATTAAGGATATGATCGATAAAAAGCCATGGCTCTAAGTTTCATCCTTCcgatatattttttcatatgaCAACGTTATAAAATGCTTTGTTCCCCCACTCCCTATGGAGAATTTGTGTAATAATTTGAGGACACAATCTTGGATTATTTGTGGAAACAttcaaatcattatatatatatatatatatatatatatatatatatatatatatatatatatatatatatattttctttctattctatGCGGGTCTTTCCCGCTGTGTTCAAATcattaattatcaaattaattaaggagAAAAGTCACCCTCAAAAAGTTCAAACTTTGACCATCCAACAGCACCATGAGCTATtctatatcaaataaaaaattgaaagagattCTTTCTTGCTTAAAAACTTTTTGAATCACATGTATAGTTGACATTTAAACACTTGTCTTAATTCATTGCCTCAAAAGTCTCTTCTATGCATGTGATTAGGAGAAAATCAGCTATATTTATATCTTACACCTCCTCCTCCTTGACAAGTTATTGTGCAACCTTCAGTGTGTAGTCATTAAATGTACTTAATGAAATATAATTTCAAGAGTACAAGAATACTAAAAAATactcaaaagattaattgcagACTCAATGATTAAGAGATAATGGAATAAAGtgataataaatttattttaactttagtttcattatggataatttttttgaacaaattgtATGCTCTAACATGCTCATTGATTACAATATCAtagatataatttgaaatttttttaacccaaaCTTTATTTATGACACTTAATATATGGCCTCTCTAACTAAATCATGAGCGGCTGAGTTTGCGTCCTTCATTACATGACCAAT
Coding sequences within it:
- the LOC132169380 gene encoding protein SRG1-like, whose protein sequence is METEQSLGSSLPVPCVQELAKETMATVPPRNVRPDQDPPNISDTTCLPQVPVIDMQKLFSTEFMDSEWEKMHCACKEWGFFQLVNHGVSSSLLKKLKHEIEEFFKLPMEEKMKFKVKPGDVEGYGTVIRSKGQKLDWGDRFYMTVNPIHKRKPYLFPELHPSLRDTLESYLLELQKLAMTLMVLMGKALKMDTREIEELFEDGLQSVRMTYYPPCSQPELVVGLSPHSDLTGVTILHQVNEVDGLQIKTEGGWIPVSFLPDAFVVNVGDIMEILSNGAYTSVEHRATVNAEKERISIAMFFNPKLDAEIGPAKSLLNTETPPLFKRIGMEEYVKDYFSRNMNGKSLDNMRIQIGEGNNG